Below is a window of Streptomyces spongiicola DNA.
TGATCCGGTGGGGCGGGTGTCCGGAGGTACCCCTTCACCCGGGAGAGTGACCGAGGCCACGTCTCCTGGCCGTACGATGGCGCGGTGCTGGTCAAGTGGATTCGCTGCACCGTCGTGGACTGGCGGGGGTTCGAGCGCGGGCAGCGGAAGTGGGCGGGGCTGCTGGGGGAGCCGGGCTTCCGGGGGCAGGGGGGCGGCTGGAGCCGAGGGCGTCCGGGTGTCGCGCACGTGTTCGCCTTCTGGGAGACCCGTGCGTTCTACGACTCGTTCATGGCGCGGTCGCACGACCGCCTCGCGTCCGCCCAGTCGGGTACGTACCGGAACCTCCAGGCGAAGCTCTTCGACCACCGGTTCGACGTGAAGACCGGGTTCGAGCCCAGGTTCACGGACGCCGACGTGGTGCGCTTCGCTCATTGCAGGGTGCACGAGCACAGGGTCGAGCACTTCTCCCTGATGCAGGCGAAGGTGTGGAATCCGGCCATGGCGGGGTCCCCGGGCATGGTGCGGGGACTCTTCGGCGAGGCCCCGGGGAACGAGTTCCTGGTGCTGTCCATGTGGCAGTCGGCAGCCGAGCACGGCAAGTACCGGGTGGAGCGGGTGGAGCGGCTGTCCCTCAGAGCGCAGACGGAGGCGGACATAGCGGCGCTGGCCGGCGACGTCGTGGAGCTGGAGCCGTCCTGGACGGTGTGACCACCCCGGTGGGACGGTCGACCGGCCCCTCCATCGGGCCGCCGCAGGCCGGGGCGCCGACTGCCGCCGCGTCCGGCGCCCCGGCCTGCGGCGCACCCGCCGACCGCTCGCGGGCCCGTGCCCGGATCCCCGGCTGTGTACACATCATGCGGGCCCGCGGCATCCGCGCCGCGGTCCTCCGCTCCGATCCGGTGCCCTCAAGGCAGGCTCGGTCAGTCCGGTAGTCCTTGCCCGGCCCGCCGAAAGCCCTGGTGGCTCCGCCTGGGCACCGCCGGCCCCACGGCCGTGACGGCGCCGGACGACGCCCCTGGGCGGGCGGGCGCCGCGGGCGGCGGCACTAGGGTTTGTCCTATGGCACGACCACGGCGCATCGTCCTCGTCCGGCACGGAGAGTCGGAGGGCAACGCCGACGACTCGGTCTACGAGCGCAAGCCCGACCACGCGCTGAGCCTCACCGACCGCGGACGGCGCCAGGCCGAGGAGACCGGAAGCCGGCTGCGCACCCTTTTTGGCCATGAACACGTAAGTGTCTATGTGTCGCCCTATCGGCGCACCCACCAGACGCTCCACGCGTTCCGGCTCGATTCCAGGCTCGTCCGGGTCAGGGAGGAGCCGCGACTGCGCGAGCAGGACTGGGGGAACTGGCAGGAGCGGGACGCCGTGCGACTGCAGAAGGCCTACCGCGACGCCTACGGCCACTTCTTCTACCGCTTTCCGCAGGGCGAGTCGGGGGCGGACGTCTACGACCGGGTGGGGGCGTTCCTGGAGAGCCTCCACCGGAGCTTCGAGTCCCCCGAGCACCCGCCCAACGTCCTGCTCGTCACCCACGGGCTGACCATGCGCCTCTTCTGCATGCGCTGGTTCCACTGGACGGTTCCCGAGTTCGAGTCGCTGTCGAACCCCGGCAACGGCGAGACGAGGATGCTGCTGCTCGGCGAGGACGGCCGGTACACGCTGGACAGGCCCTTCGAGCGCTGGTGCACACCCGAGTGGTACGGGATCACCGGATAGAGTGGCGGTGCGATGACCGCTGACTCCACTCTC
It encodes the following:
- a CDS encoding YdbC family protein, giving the protein MLVKWIRCTVVDWRGFERGQRKWAGLLGEPGFRGQGGGWSRGRPGVAHVFAFWETRAFYDSFMARSHDRLASAQSGTYRNLQAKLFDHRFDVKTGFEPRFTDADVVRFAHCRVHEHRVEHFSLMQAKVWNPAMAGSPGMVRGLFGEAPGNEFLVLSMWQSAAEHGKYRVERVERLSLRAQTEADIAALAGDVVELEPSWTV
- a CDS encoding histidine phosphatase family protein, with the translated sequence MARPRRIVLVRHGESEGNADDSVYERKPDHALSLTDRGRRQAEETGSRLRTLFGHEHVSVYVSPYRRTHQTLHAFRLDSRLVRVREEPRLREQDWGNWQERDAVRLQKAYRDAYGHFFYRFPQGESGADVYDRVGAFLESLHRSFESPEHPPNVLLVTHGLTMRLFCMRWFHWTVPEFESLSNPGNGETRMLLLGEDGRYTLDRPFERWCTPEWYGITG